Proteins co-encoded in one Oscillospiraceae bacterium genomic window:
- a CDS encoding glycine C-acetyltransferase — translation MNVKESLKYFKEVCEQIEKEGLTKNEKVITSPQGAKVHLDDNREVINMCANNYLGLANNPEIIEAAKKSYDEYGYGLSSVRFICGTQKLHKDLEEKISKFLGTDDTILYSSCFDANGGLFETLLGPEDAVISDELNHASIIDGIRLCKAQRFRYKNNNMSDLEEKLKEAKDCRIKLIATDGVFSMDGIVADLKGICSLAKKYGALVMVDDSHAAGFMGDTGRGTPEYCGVEDQVDIITGTFGKALGGASGGFTSGRKEIIDLLRQRSRPYLFSNTLAPAVAAGTLKVLDIIEKDLSMREKLFNNTKLFAKKIKEIGLDVIDGGTPIIPVMLYDEHKASEMAKRMMEKGVYVVAFSYPVVPKGKARIRTQLSAALSEEDILYIVDCFKKVKEEMNI, via the coding sequence ATTAACGTGAAAGAATCATTAAAATATTTTAAAGAAGTATGCGAGCAAATTGAAAAAGAAGGTCTTACCAAAAACGAAAAAGTTATAACATCACCACAAGGTGCAAAGGTACATCTTGATGATAACAGAGAAGTTATAAATATGTGTGCCAATAATTATCTTGGGCTTGCAAATAACCCTGAAATAATTGAAGCGGCAAAGAAAAGTTATGACGAGTACGGATATGGATTATCCTCTGTTCGTTTTATATGCGGAACACAAAAACTTCATAAAGACTTAGAAGAAAAAATCAGTAAATTCTTAGGAACAGATGATACAATTCTTTATTCATCTTGCTTTGATGCAAATGGAGGACTTTTTGAAACTTTACTCGGTCCTGAGGATGCAGTTATAAGTGATGAACTTAATCATGCAAGTATTATAGACGGAATAAGACTTTGCAAAGCGCAAAGATTTCGTTATAAAAATAATAATATGAGCGATTTGGAAGAAAAATTAAAAGAAGCAAAAGACTGCCGTATAAAACTTATTGCAACAGATGGCGTGTTCTCTATGGACGGAATTGTTGCTGACTTAAAGGGAATATGTTCTCTTGCCAAAAAGTATGGCGCACTTGTTATGGTTGATGACAGCCATGCTGCAGGTTTTATGGGTGATACGGGAAGAGGTACTCCTGAATATTGCGGTGTGGAAGATCAAGTAGATATTATAACAGGAACATTTGGTAAAGCGCTTGGCGGTGCATCAGGTGGATTTACATCAGGAAGAAAAGAAATTATTGACCTTCTTCGTCAACGCTCAAGACCATACCTTTTTTCAAATACATTAGCTCCTGCAGTTGCAGCAGGTACTCTGAAAGTCCTTGACATAATTGAAAAAGACCTTTCAATGAGAGAAAAACTCTTTAATAATACTAAACTTTTTGCTAAAAAGATTAAAGAAATCGGACTTGACGTTATAGACGGTGGCACACCGATTATTCCTGTTATGCTTTATGATGAGCATAAGGCTTCTGAAATGGCAAAACGAATGATGGAAAAGGGTGTTTATGTAGTTGCTTTTTCATATCCTGTTGTTCCTAAGGGTAAAGCAAGAATAAGAACTCAACTTTCAGCAGCACTTAGCGAAGAGGATATTTTATATATTGTTGATTGCTTTAAAAAAGTAAAGGAAGAAATGAATATATAA